A DNA window from Halorubrum sp. DM2 contains the following coding sequences:
- a CDS encoding ABC transporter permease subunit, giving the protein MSTRTDTRSDTPVAYGFEGNLRRYLRGLGGLIVFLLVWWVGAMLTQPSYLVPSPLDSVRAFIDLFATTTAIVVPVSGSSLVLPTGLAHLTETLFHYVPGLLLGAGGGIGLGLLMGWNGALDDWLRPLVRVLRPIPPLAWIVFAIVWFGIHHTGAAFIVFIGAFWINFYAAYGGVEGVAGDLTDAASTLGVERDLSMLKLVALPSAAPQVLTGFRTSIGRCWMIVVGAELFGAPGVGYEIINASNNLAMATSVAYMFLISLAFLCMDIGFRLFEGRVLAWR; this is encoded by the coding sequence ATGAGCACGCGTACTGACACCAGATCCGACACGCCGGTCGCCTACGGTTTTGAGGGGAATCTGCGGCGGTATCTCCGCGGACTGGGCGGACTCATTGTGTTCCTTCTCGTCTGGTGGGTCGGCGCGATGCTGACTCAACCGTCATACCTGGTGCCGAGCCCGCTCGACTCGGTCCGCGCGTTCATCGATCTGTTCGCGACCACGACCGCGATTGTCGTCCCCGTCTCGGGATCGAGTCTAGTGCTGCCGACCGGGCTCGCGCACCTCACGGAGACGCTGTTCCACTACGTTCCTGGCCTTCTTCTCGGAGCTGGCGGTGGCATTGGACTCGGACTATTAATGGGTTGGAACGGCGCACTCGACGACTGGTTACGCCCACTCGTTCGGGTCCTTCGCCCGATCCCGCCGCTTGCGTGGATCGTCTTCGCGATTGTCTGGTTCGGCATTCATCACACCGGTGCGGCGTTCATCGTCTTCATCGGGGCGTTCTGGATAAACTTTTACGCCGCCTACGGTGGCGTCGAAGGCGTCGCAGGCGACTTGACCGATGCCGCATCGACGCTCGGCGTGGAACGCGATCTCTCGATGCTGAAACTCGTCGCCCTCCCGAGCGCAGCGCCCCAAGTGTTGACTGGGTTCCGGACGAGCATCGGTCGGTGCTGGATGATCGTCGTCGGTGCCGAGCTGTTCGGCGCGCCCGGCGTCGGGTACGAGATCATCAACGCCTCGAACAACCTCGCGATGGCGACGAGCGTCGCCTACATGTTTCTGATCAGCCTAGCGTTCCTGTGTATGGACATCGGTTTTCGCCTTTTCGAAGGGAGGGTTCTCGCATGGCGCTGA
- a CDS encoding ABC transporter substrate-binding protein, with protein sequence MNQISRRKLLQSAGATTVAATGIAGCLGQGGNSLDSVTIAYVPIYPNMQHYVMEREGYYEDIPAEVAIERFNSGPSVVKAFASGEVDVALFGITPAMVLADKGTDAGILAANSRNGFKIMGATELVDRYEQEGKAAFEHFEQERGRKVRFGAPPDGSVPDIVLRYWIQEDLDLGEMESVIAKSKVPPAKAVQTIQSGDIDATIIQEPFATIISQNDNFGELAWSGNILENHPVTVLFANRKILDDTEVSQSLAEQHTAATEFTTGSPDRAAAHAASVIGSGVSEDLAKAAMESKASDFLSDPHAITDQATTMGEFVANVGNIEKPVATENLFAFDPYDTIQE encoded by the coding sequence ATGAATCAGATCTCGCGCCGAAAACTGCTACAGAGTGCAGGCGCAACCACAGTCGCTGCGACGGGAATAGCCGGTTGCCTCGGTCAGGGTGGCAACTCACTCGACTCGGTTACCATCGCGTACGTCCCGATCTATCCGAATATGCAACACTATGTGATGGAACGGGAGGGCTACTACGAGGATATCCCGGCAGAGGTCGCGATAGAACGGTTCAACTCTGGCCCTAGCGTTGTCAAGGCGTTCGCCAGCGGTGAAGTAGACGTCGCGCTCTTCGGCATTACTCCTGCGATGGTTCTCGCCGACAAAGGTACCGACGCCGGTATCCTCGCGGCGAATTCGAGGAACGGGTTCAAGATCATGGGGGCGACCGAACTCGTCGATCGCTACGAGCAGGAAGGTAAAGCGGCGTTCGAGCACTTCGAGCAGGAGCGCGGCCGCAAGGTCCGGTTCGGTGCGCCGCCCGACGGGAGTGTGCCCGACATCGTCCTTCGATACTGGATCCAGGAGGATCTCGACCTCGGAGAGATGGAATCGGTCATTGCCAAATCGAAAGTCCCACCGGCGAAGGCGGTCCAGACGATCCAGTCGGGCGATATCGACGCGACGATCATCCAAGAGCCGTTCGCGACGATTATCAGTCAGAATGATAACTTTGGGGAGCTCGCGTGGTCCGGGAACATACTCGAAAACCATCCAGTCACGGTACTGTTCGCGAACCGGAAAATCCTCGACGACACCGAAGTTTCCCAATCACTCGCTGAACAACACACTGCTGCGACCGAGTTCACGACAGGCTCGCCGGATCGAGCTGCTGCCCACGCCGCATCGGTGATCGGCTCCGGTGTGAGCGAGGACCTCGCGAAAGCCGCTATGGAGTCCAAGGCGTCAGATTTCCTCTCGGATCCGCACGCGATTACCGACCAAGCCACGACGATGGGGGAATTCGTCGCGAACGTCGGCAACATCGAGAAACCGGTCGCGACTGAGAACCTATTTGCGTTCGATCCCTACGACACCATTCAAGAATGA
- a CDS encoding CopG family ribbon-helix-helix protein → MSVVSVSMPEELLERIDQFADDHGYTGRSEVVREGSRNLLGEFEDKKLEGRDLMGVVTVLFDYETTSVEEKMMHLRHEHEDIVASNFHSHVGGHHCMELFVLEGSLEDISTFVGKIRATQDTITIDYSVSPVDDFGPLADIN, encoded by the coding sequence ATGAGCGTCGTCAGCGTTTCAATGCCGGAAGAGTTGCTTGAGCGGATCGACCAATTCGCAGATGACCACGGGTATACCGGTCGCAGCGAAGTGGTCCGTGAGGGGAGCCGGAATTTGCTCGGCGAGTTCGAGGACAAGAAGCTCGAAGGTCGCGACTTGATGGGTGTTGTCACAGTGCTTTTCGATTACGAGACGACAAGCGTTGAGGAGAAAATGATGCATCTCCGTCACGAACACGAAGACATCGTCGCCTCGAACTTCCACAGTCACGTGGGGGGTCACCACTGTATGGAACTGTTCGTATTAGAAGGATCACTCGAAGACATTTCGACGTTCGTCGGAAAGATTCGAGCGACACAAGATACGATCACGATCGACTACTCTGTATCGCCGGTAGACGACTTCGGCCCGCTGGCAGACATAAATTAA
- a CDS encoding SCO family protein, producing MDRRTFCKSTGAIGATIGTAGCLGVLGNEGAEGTVLGPPEQDLSEAVHPSYGDEMPHFTVPDPITNEEISISEYEGERAILWTSFYTNCPDGVCPALILRLRRAQEAASEEEYSDRIMSLAITFDPERDTAETLHEYAGQQGVNLDASNWHFLRPESYERGQELLDEKFGLVIEKISADEHDDEHENDGHDDEHGTLEYQFPHYGLILLANKQGIVERAYPRGPQTDIERLVNDVERVATT from the coding sequence ATGGATCGACGAACGTTTTGTAAATCGACTGGAGCAATAGGTGCGACTATCGGTACCGCTGGTTGTCTCGGCGTGCTCGGTAACGAAGGTGCTGAGGGAACTGTCCTCGGTCCCCCAGAACAGGACCTAAGCGAGGCCGTTCACCCGAGCTACGGCGATGAGATGCCACATTTCACCGTTCCGGACCCGATCACGAACGAAGAGATCTCAATTAGTGAGTATGAGGGTGAGCGTGCCATCCTCTGGACGTCGTTCTACACGAACTGCCCGGACGGGGTGTGTCCCGCGCTCATCCTCCGCCTTCGTCGGGCACAGGAGGCTGCTTCCGAGGAGGAATACAGTGACAGGATAATGTCTCTTGCGATCACATTCGATCCTGAACGCGACACTGCCGAGACGCTCCATGAGTACGCCGGTCAGCAGGGAGTGAATCTTGATGCGAGCAACTGGCACTTCCTCCGCCCAGAAAGCTACGAACGGGGCCAGGAACTGCTAGACGAGAAGTTTGGGCTCGTGATCGAGAAGATTTCGGCCGATGAGCACGACGACGAGCACGAGAACGATGGGCACGACGATGAGCACGGGACTCTGGAGTACCAATTCCCGCACTATGGGCTGATCCTCCTCGCAAATAAGCAGGGGATCGTGGAGCGTGCGTACCCGAGAGGGCCGCAAACGGACATCGAACGGCTCGTGAACGATGTCGAACGGGTTGCCACGACATGA
- a CDS encoding winged helix-turn-helix transcriptional regulator, whose product MPDTRTQIRRHVCDTPGVHFNQVGRDLDIATGQVQYHLRRLVRNDELAVERIGGRTHYFDPSFDPWERQALAFLRRETPREILIRLHADGPKRPKTLASDLDLARSTISWHVSTLAENGIVEKSDDRPMTLTLNRPDRTAELIEIVSPSLPDRLVDRFVRTVDEFF is encoded by the coding sequence ATGCCGGACACCCGGACGCAGATCCGACGCCACGTTTGCGACACACCCGGTGTCCACTTCAACCAGGTCGGCCGCGATCTCGATATCGCGACCGGGCAAGTCCAGTACCATCTCCGCCGTCTCGTCCGTAACGACGAACTCGCCGTCGAGCGGATCGGCGGCCGCACACACTACTTCGACCCGTCGTTCGATCCGTGGGAACGACAGGCTCTTGCGTTTCTCAGACGAGAGACCCCCCGGGAGATCCTCATCCGGCTTCATGCCGACGGCCCGAAGCGACCGAAAACGCTCGCGAGCGATCTCGATCTCGCACGAAGTACGATCTCGTGGCACGTCTCGACGCTCGCGGAAAACGGGATCGTTGAGAAGTCCGACGATCGGCCGATGACACTCACATTGAACCGTCCGGACCGCACGGCCGAACTCATCGAGATCGTGTCGCCGTCGCTACCGGACCGGCTCGTCGATCGGTTCGTCCGGACCGTCGACGAGTTCTTTTGA
- a CDS encoding ABC transporter permease subunit: MSRLLADIGTVFRRELVTVRRTPGYAVLAAGLLIVLGGLVAVGGGGGTGFVPAVVDLLLPTELLVPLLAIVLGYRALLTDATSGEFAVIRTYPVSTVGYVLGVLLARIAALVAIVGVPFALVGLYVWITATPDTGIFATHSGVDSPLLFVRFLAFVLLFGTAYLSLAAAVSALASSRRSAIALGLLALLVGVLGGDLAILRSLAGGMSPEEIAGAITLTPNGAFRGLIFEHVIGVAFTPDGRFVQTSRAVGSLVVWILAGIAVAVTTLTYAARVDVVVERARERFGEY, encoded by the coding sequence ATGAGTCGGTTGCTCGCGGACATCGGGACCGTGTTCCGTCGCGAACTGGTAACCGTTCGACGGACTCCTGGCTACGCCGTCCTCGCAGCAGGACTTCTCATCGTGCTCGGCGGACTCGTCGCGGTCGGTGGGGGCGGGGGGACCGGGTTCGTGCCGGCAGTCGTCGATCTTCTGCTCCCGACAGAGCTACTCGTCCCGCTTCTCGCGATAGTGCTCGGGTACCGTGCGCTGCTCACGGACGCCACGAGCGGCGAGTTCGCTGTGATACGGACCTATCCCGTGAGTACCGTCGGCTACGTTCTCGGCGTGTTACTGGCGCGTATCGCGGCGCTCGTCGCGATCGTGGGCGTTCCCTTCGCGCTGGTCGGGCTATACGTCTGGATAACTGCGACGCCGGACACAGGAATCTTCGCGACGCATAGCGGAGTAGACTCGCCGCTTCTTTTCGTGCGGTTCCTCGCGTTCGTCCTCCTCTTCGGGACCGCGTACCTGTCGCTGGCGGCAGCGGTCTCGGCGCTGGCGTCGAGCCGACGGAGCGCGATCGCACTCGGTCTCCTCGCACTGCTCGTCGGCGTCCTCGGCGGCGACCTCGCGATCCTCCGGTCGCTGGCGGGAGGTATGTCTCCGGAAGAGATCGCCGGAGCGATCACGCTGACTCCGAACGGGGCGTTTCGCGGACTGATCTTCGAACACGTTATCGGCGTCGCTTTCACCCCTGACGGCAGGTTTGTTCAAACTAGCCGCGCGGTCGGCTCACTCGTCGTCTGGATCCTCGCCGGGATCGCGGTCGCTGTCACGACGCTCACGTACGCCGCTCGGGTTGATGTCGTCGTCGAGCGGGCCCGCGAGCGGTTCGGAGAATACTGA
- a CDS encoding ABC transporter ATP-binding protein: MSERAHAEVVDLTRTYGGVRVLDEVSLSITPGITTVVGPNGSGKSTLLGVLAGAVEPTAGAVRYAHEGSADDGSDKRIGYLPQRVPFRGEFTARETLGFYAALVGDDPDAALADVGLADAGDKRVSALSGGMRRLLGIAQATLGNPTIAVLDEPTSGLDPEMRERAFRAAAARASDDTAVVVSSHDLDLVDAYADDVVVLDRGRVAAAGSRDRLINDYGVDDVKGLYRAVVNDSVSAESDIGTGDTDGDDGSTDADETVSESVHVTGVSDR, from the coding sequence ATGAGTGAGCGCGCGCACGCTGAAGTCGTCGACCTGACTCGGACCTACGGCGGGGTCCGGGTTCTCGACGAGGTCTCGCTCTCGATTACCCCCGGTATCACCACGGTCGTCGGTCCGAACGGCTCCGGGAAGTCGACGCTGCTCGGCGTCCTCGCGGGAGCAGTTGAGCCGACTGCCGGAGCGGTACGGTACGCTCACGAGGGTAGTGCTGACGACGGGAGTGACAAGCGGATCGGCTACCTCCCGCAACGGGTCCCGTTCCGTGGTGAGTTCACGGCCCGAGAGACCCTCGGCTTCTACGCGGCGCTCGTCGGTGACGATCCCGATGCGGCGCTGGCGGACGTGGGACTTGCCGACGCAGGCGACAAGCGCGTCTCGGCGCTCTCGGGCGGGATGCGACGCCTCCTCGGGATCGCACAGGCGACGCTCGGGAATCCGACGATCGCGGTGCTCGACGAGCCGACGAGCGGGCTCGATCCGGAGATGCGCGAGCGAGCATTCCGAGCCGCAGCGGCCCGTGCGAGCGACGACACTGCCGTCGTTGTCAGCTCCCACGACCTCGACCTCGTCGACGCGTACGCCGACGACGTCGTCGTACTCGACCGGGGTCGCGTGGCCGCGGCGGGCTCCCGCGATCGTCTGATCAACGACTACGGGGTTGACGACGTGAAGGGGCTGTACCGCGCGGTCGTCAACGATAGCGTGAGCGCCGAGAGCGATATCGGTACCGGTGACACGGACGGCGACGACGGCTCTACGGATGCGGATGAGACCGTGTCGGAGTCCGTCCACGTCACGGGGGTGTCGGACCGATGA